One stretch of Lacimicrobium alkaliphilum DNA includes these proteins:
- a CDS encoding DUF2891 domain-containing protein, protein MMFRTLIGTTLFLLISLNCHAGSSQSRAAHALTLNEANKLVSLPLHCVETPYPYKTGVVLGSAEDLQEPSVHHPIFYGCFDWHSAAHGYWSLVTLLRQFPDLEGEDEVKALLKRNLTADKVAGEVAFFSKDINASFERTYGWAWLLKLSDELHAWQDPMAQQLATNLQPLADLIVKRYLDFLPRLLYPIRVGEHTNIAFGLSFAYDYAVNRQHTELQQLITERAKSYFLQDKNCPISWEPSGYDFISPCLEEVGLMQRILPEDQFLPWLESFMPQLADPDYQLAVGSVSDRTDGKLVHLDGLNFSRAWNLYALAGQYPKYHHLNALADKHMAHSYPNLIGDSYEGSHWLGSFAIHALNSAR, encoded by the coding sequence ATGATGTTTCGCACGCTTATCGGCACCACCCTATTCCTTCTTATCAGCCTGAACTGCCACGCAGGCAGCTCACAAAGCCGCGCGGCTCATGCCCTTACCCTAAATGAGGCCAATAAACTGGTTAGCCTGCCATTACATTGCGTTGAAACACCCTACCCCTATAAAACCGGTGTGGTACTGGGCAGCGCTGAAGATTTACAGGAACCCTCTGTACATCACCCAATCTTTTACGGCTGCTTTGACTGGCACAGTGCTGCACATGGTTACTGGTCGCTGGTAACCTTACTGCGTCAGTTCCCGGATTTAGAGGGGGAGGACGAGGTCAAAGCCCTACTTAAGCGTAATTTAACCGCCGACAAAGTAGCCGGTGAAGTGGCCTTTTTCAGCAAAGACATCAATGCCTCATTCGAACGCACTTATGGCTGGGCCTGGTTGCTGAAGCTCTCTGATGAGCTGCACGCCTGGCAGGATCCCATGGCACAACAACTGGCCACAAACCTGCAGCCGCTGGCCGATCTTATCGTTAAGCGCTATCTGGATTTCCTTCCGCGGCTGCTCTACCCCATTCGTGTTGGCGAGCACACTAATATCGCCTTCGGTTTAAGTTTTGCCTATGACTACGCCGTGAATCGCCAACACACTGAGTTACAACAGCTCATTACTGAACGTGCAAAAAGCTATTTTTTACAGGATAAAAACTGCCCCATAAGCTGGGAGCCCAGTGGCTACGATTTTATCTCGCCCTGTCTGGAAGAAGTGGGCCTGATGCAGCGCATTCTGCCCGAAGATCAGTTCCTGCCCTGGTTAGAGAGTTTTATGCCGCAACTGGCCGACCCGGACTATCAGTTAGCAGTAGGGAGCGTCAGCGACCGCACCGATGGCAAGCTGGTGCATCTGGATGGTTTAAATTTCAGCCGTGCATGGAATCTCTATGCCCTGGCAGGGCAGTATCCGAAGTATCACCATTTAAACGCGCTGGCGGATAAACATATGGCCCATTCCTACCCCAACCTCATAGGCGACAGCTATGAAGGCAGCCACTGGTTAGGCAGCTTTGCTATTCATGCCTTAAACAGCGCCAGATAA
- a CDS encoding nucleotidyl transferase AbiEii/AbiGii toxin family protein, whose product MREQYLRQVNLLLNVIPEVAKEKCFALHGGTAINLFVLDMPRLSVDIDLTYIPIQDRDESISAINDALARIQANITALRPTIRITHKTDVCKLMVEDGDVLVKIEVNMIGRGVLGGTAPVQPLCDAAQEYFDAFCDIQVVPLSQLYGGKICAALDRQHPRDLFDVHLLLQEHSYSTEIKEGVIYALICSNRPTHEMLSPNHIDQRVAFDNQFNGMSDRPFTYEDMEAARSQLIRLVNESLNDTDKEFLLSVNRLEPKWSIYDFSHYPSVKWKLINLEKFKKSRPDDYHAHVEALQVQLKRSDL is encoded by the coding sequence ATGAGAGAACAATATCTACGGCAGGTGAATCTGCTACTAAACGTGATTCCCGAAGTGGCGAAGGAAAAGTGCTTCGCACTACACGGCGGTACAGCCATCAATTTATTTGTGCTGGATATGCCAAGGTTATCCGTGGATATCGACTTGACCTATATACCCATTCAGGACAGGGACGAAAGCATCAGCGCAATCAATGATGCCCTTGCCAGAATACAGGCCAACATCACTGCTTTGAGGCCAACGATTAGGATCACGCACAAAACGGACGTGTGCAAACTCATGGTTGAGGATGGCGATGTGCTGGTCAAAATAGAAGTCAATATGATTGGCCGGGGCGTGCTTGGAGGCACGGCCCCAGTGCAACCATTGTGTGATGCTGCACAGGAGTACTTTGATGCATTCTGCGATATACAGGTTGTTCCCTTATCCCAGCTATACGGGGGTAAGATTTGTGCGGCATTGGACAGGCAGCACCCCAGAGACCTGTTCGATGTTCACTTACTGCTTCAAGAGCACAGCTATTCAACTGAGATAAAAGAAGGGGTTATCTATGCCCTTATCTGTAGCAATCGGCCAACCCATGAAATGCTCAGCCCAAACCATATTGATCAACGCGTGGCTTTTGATAATCAGTTTAACGGCATGTCAGATCGGCCCTTTACCTATGAGGACATGGAGGCGGCCAGAAGTCAGCTTATTCGGCTCGTCAATGAAAGCCTGAATGATACAGATAAGGAGTTTCTGCTAAGTGTGAACCGGCTGGAGCCGAAATGGTCGATATACGACTTTTCGCATTATCCATCGGTGAAATGGAAGCTGATAAATCTGGAGAAGTTTAAAAAATCACGGCCAGACGACTATCACGCTCATGTTGAGGCATTGCAGGTGCAGTTAAAACGATCTGATCTTTAG
- a CDS encoding type IV toxin-antitoxin system AbiEi family antitoxin, with translation MSTESKSKINQLMSITPRGVVLTSAWLTEQGYSPELQKRYRKSNWFTQLERGALVRSGDAVDALGGIYTLQTQLGLSIHPGAKTALSLLGKSHYLDLSMQRCQLFGFQAEQLPSWFKKHDWKLKVEYQSSSFLPAELGLTEYSYKDFQIKLSSPARAVMECLYLAPESQPLLEVFELMEGLNNLRPKSVQTLLEACTSVKVKRLFLYMAEKAGHSWVNYLNLDSIDLGKGKRQIEPDGVYIPKYQITVPKTLEAHT, from the coding sequence ATGAGTACCGAAAGTAAAAGTAAAATAAACCAGTTGATGTCAATAACGCCACGTGGCGTTGTGCTGACCTCTGCGTGGCTGACAGAGCAAGGCTATAGCCCTGAGCTGCAAAAGCGCTATCGTAAAAGCAACTGGTTTACCCAGCTTGAAAGAGGCGCATTGGTCAGAAGCGGCGATGCCGTTGATGCGCTAGGGGGTATCTATACCCTGCAAACCCAGCTAGGTCTCTCCATACATCCGGGGGCAAAAACAGCGTTGTCGCTGTTGGGTAAGTCACATTATCTGGACTTATCAATGCAGCGCTGTCAGCTGTTTGGCTTCCAAGCTGAACAGCTTCCATCATGGTTTAAAAAACATGATTGGAAACTTAAAGTGGAGTATCAGTCATCTTCCTTTTTACCAGCAGAGCTGGGTCTGACGGAATACAGCTACAAGGACTTTCAGATAAAGCTATCAAGTCCTGCCAGAGCGGTAATGGAGTGCTTGTATCTGGCACCGGAAAGCCAGCCATTACTGGAAGTGTTTGAACTGATGGAAGGGTTAAACAACTTACGCCCCAAGTCTGTACAGACGCTACTGGAAGCCTGTACCTCTGTGAAAGTGAAACGCTTGTTTCTGTACATGGCTGAAAAAGCCGGACACAGTTGGGTTAACTATCTCAACCTGGATTCCATCGATTTAGGCAAAGGTAAACGCCAGATAGAGCCTGATGGCGTCTATATCCCTAAATATCAGATCACTGTACCCAAGACGCTCGAAGCACATACATGA